tttcaacaacacataattgaaaatttaaaaaatagcttATCACAAAGGTTAAAACTGAAACATAACTCTACAACAACAGCGCATCAAGCATTCTTAGACAATAAACATGCGAATAAATAAATGGCAGTATTGTGCAGTTTAATCCATGCAGCACATAAAGTAATATAACAAGACGTGGACAAGGAAATTACAGAAAAGATAATTCTATAAAGTACATACTGTTTAGCACGTTTTGTATCAGTCTCTGATGCTGAAGACTTAGCATGAGAATTATCCTTTTTTTCAGATGAATTTCTTGAATCGTGTTGACCAGATTCAGCTGAATCTTGCTTTTCATGCACTGAAGTTGGAACACCATCAGCTTCCTGTGGAGCACCTGATGAGCCCAGGCTCTGTGAAACAGTAATCTCCCTTCCAGAAGGAAGCCCACTAGTACGTGTTGCAACATTTAAAGATGAATCCCAAGctctatttttctgttttgtCATGTTTATGTCAGCGTAGAGGGACTGAGAGGCTTGTCGAGCATCTTTGTAAAAATCAAAGTCTTGAGATGCCCAAGAAGGAATTGACATCATATTTTTGTATCTATACTCATCCTGTGCAGCATAATCCATGTTAGAAGCATTAGCTACATCTACATATGCAAAAGAGTCACTGGATGAACGCCGATGACCTCCTCTACGAACAGGTGTCTCTGGCTCATTAAGGAGATCATCAAGCCAAGATGGTTGCTCCTCTATGAGAAGTGTCTCAGAAGATGTTCGTTGGTGATGACTGTTTCCATCTCTAGGCCTTTGAACAGCTTTTGATCCAATTACACCACTAGGCACATAATCAACATATGATGGGGTAACACTAGGAAATGGAATTTTTGGAGGAAGTAATGCATGCTTTCCAGAGTACATAAAATTTCTGACATTTGATGAGTCCTTGGAATTTGCCATAGCCAAAACAGAACCTGTAGTAATAATTCTAATCATGAAAGAGCATGACATTTATCAATATAAATTCtaatcatctcaaaaatttcaAGGTATAAATACGCTCATAACATGCAATAATAACTGCATAAACAAAGAACATGCAGAAACTATATTTAAGCATATCCACTTTCTATTTGCTCATGTAACAGGACATCAATAATAGTTGTGCAAGAAAACCATTACTATTATCCATGGGATTTCACTGATCCAACAGACCAACATTTTCTTCAGAATAAAATTAGTTCAAAGTCTAGTTTATGAGCCAAAAGAAAAAACGCCTTTATCTTTTGCTTCAGAGCTCAAAAGCAACTCATGTGCTCACTACCGACCCAATGTTGACTGTTATGCAAAACCCATTACTAATCctaattaataatattgtgTGGAAACTAAGTTTTAAGAAATGAACAACATATCTCTGATCTCTTTACATTGGTTCCATGAGCTGTACATTTTTCGTGTGTGTTTGTGTCCTGGAAACTCTAGGCCGTTCTCCAATATCCACCAGCGAATTTGGTTTTCTAATAGTTTTCATCTAAATTTTTCTCTCAAATGTTTGTGATTACAATATGTGAATGTGCTCGTTTTCAAAATCCTTCTAAATTTTCAATGACCGGTTTCAGTCGAAAGTTGGAACCACACACCGTCACTATAACTTCAGATTAACCACATCTACCCGAAATTTGTGCATATACTCTTTACAGACTAGAAAGGAAAGCGCAAGGCTGTAATATAACAGGAAAAAAGGAAATCAGATAAAAGTAAAGCACGTATATCCTGATGTTCTCATAAACTTAAGCTACTAACAGAAAGACAAGCAAGAGaaggagaaaataaaataagtaaataaataagtGACTTTAGTCGAGTATATGCTCGTATTTATCAAGGTccggaaggagaagaagaaggataaAAGCTCAAATTTACAAGTCCCTATTATTTCCAGCATTTTCCCAGCAACCAAACGAAAAGTCGAACAGTTTAAAATCAGATGTATATCGGAAGCATGATTGTCCAAATAAAACAGGAGATGGATATAAAATCAGTGATATGTATAAACAAAATATAGCAATGCACGATAAAAGAACTAACCCCAATAAGAATCTGAGCTCACTTTAAGAAATTAGAAGCAAAAATGGAAACAGATTCGTTCTGAAACACCAAAAAGAAGTTTTTGTTTTAGAAAAAAACAGAGGAAAAAGAAAGTTTATACCTTTTATAGATTGAAGAATTAAGATCTCGGAATGCAATTAAAAAGTAGAATAATCGAGGACAGTTTCTGCTCTCTCTCTTAGGGTTTCTGTTTCCTCTCAATGAAGCCCTCTCTCTGTCTgtgtttctctctctctctcttctcgtTGAAGTCCTGGGGTTGAAAAAGGACTTGaacgaaaaaaattaattggaaAAGTATAAAAATCATATACATTGTTGTTCTCATGTTATGAAGCTTCCGATTTTAGTTTTTACAATTTCTACCCCTATGAAACCAACTATACTACATGTCCCCCTCTATTAACCATATATTGTTTTCATATACctaaagaaatttaaatttcacaAATTGCCCCTTATAGGACATAAAAATCATCAACATGGGAAAAATGATTCTAtctgaatttaaatatattgaattttttttggaaactcaaatttatttcctttgacaaactcaaatttatttaatatttataattaatagccGCCTAATTTTTTACCATATAATAAAGTCAGATTCAAAATCTATCGGGCTTTTCTTAGGCAGACCAATCCATCATCGCAAATCTTAATCTGGACATATGAAGTAGGCTGAACCTATCATGAGTCTGGGACCGATAGGAGGAAATCCAGTCCGGTGACGTGATGCGAAGGAAAATAACGGATCCAGTCTAAATCGCAGTTTCATCCGTATGCGCGCCAGGAGAATTAAATAGCCATCTAATATAGAGAGAAATTTTGACATATCCGTGATTAGACTAATagacaaaagaaaaaatgataaaagagaAGGAGAatcttattttcaatttaagtTTACACAATCACCGAAAATCATATTTTCTAAATCTCAaaacattaataataacaatttatttttaaatttttttatctctaTTAAATGTATCTATTTTTGAAGAGGTAAATTGgagataaattgaaaattaagggGCCAAAGTTGAAATAGCAAAATTATAACTTCGTTTTCATAGAattctccttttgatttggagATGGAATATTCAACTTTAAATTATAATGTATTCTTTCATTATTTATCACAAGTAGTAGGGCATCATCTATTACAAAAATTATGCAAGATATATTGGAAACATCCTATTGGTAAGAGCTCAGATATTTATTGATAGTTCCCAAGTAATTTATTagattaataaattgaaaatttgcaataaaaaaataatatatatattaaatttaaaaaataataaaatgttaaaaaaggTAATAAAGGAAACTTTTTTTTATGTCATAAAATAGTGGTCCACAAATGGTAATTGATATAAAAGGGACCAATAAGCTCTAAGCTATCTTAGCTGTCAATGACAGTTGGATTGCTTTTACTTGCTGAAATAGTGATTATAACAGCCAAAATGTCTGTCATTTGATGGATTACGTGTTATACAGGAAAACACAAtcaaattttctataaaatcaGTTTTTTTagaatgaataatttaatttaaaattaaattgaattaaataaataaaaaattaaaattttaataattgtgaaaattaaattaaattaatttttttaatatattttttattttttatattttatttttaatattttaaaatttaattaaaatattttaattttaattttaattatagtattttttttattataaaaaatgatatattattattactatataatttgattcggtttaattttttaaaatttttattaaaattaaattaaattaaaataattaaaatttttaaaattaaaaattaagctgaattaaaataaataaaatattgaattaaaattttaaattatttcaattcaattgatttttttcgGTTTAATTTGTTCATCcctaagtatttttttattaaaaactagTGAAAGTGGTTGAAATAGTccaacttttttaattttatcaattatagtcaatatttttaattttgtttaatttcaaatattagTATTAATTATAGTTAATAGTTTATTTTTGAGTTATAAATTTTGTTGATATGTATAATtagcataaaaaaattaaaataattttgggttgatgttaatttttttaatattgattaGACTGCACAAATCAACAATATTTATATCTCAGTTAATATTTTTAGTTAActttgaaattatataaaattagataaaattaaaagtgtTGACCAACAAAAtgcaaaaatatttatattttttgctTAAAAATTATTGGATTAAGCACTTCAATAACAAAATAGATCTAAAGGGTTTTCAAATTTAACAGagtgtaataaaaaattttatgctaTGATTATCTATCTTactgtaaataaaaataaatataaaaaaaaattaataaatatcgataacataataataattcacTCCTTAAAGATTGTGACATGTGTACAAAAATGAAAAGGGTCCTCGGTTTGACCACCTTACGAAAGGATCGTTGTAGAATTTAGGATAGATCATCTATCTCTCCGACTTCACCCATATTCGGAGCAAGCAGGCTAATGTTATAGCCGAAAGGACAATCCGTCAGAATATCCTAAAatggtaaatatattaatactcTTTAATCAATTATATGAGAGAAcggataaaaaaaaatcctaaaaaGCTTTCAACAATTTAAAAGCCgaaaaaatcaattcgattcagtcTCAATCCTCACTTATCCAATAAAATCCATTAATTTCATTGTAAATCAAACTCTTTAGCCACGTGTTATCATATTTTGAGACTCATCCTGATCACGATTTCAAGTTTATGAGATACCAAATCAAGACATgatgagattttttttcttaggattcttttaagaaataaaagaaagataGAAGGAAAGTGATTGGATTGAAGGCTGAGTTTTTTTTGGAGTACAAGTAAAGTGTGAGCAAGTAGGTTAAAACAATTGAGGATAATTGGGTTTCAATGAAAAAGTGGAAGAAGCAACCAACTCAAAAGCATAAAGTGCACAAGGAGACAACAAAATTCCATACATATAAAATCCAACATACATCCTTCAATGTCTCTTTAGATGTGGGGCTTTATTTGTTCATTGCCCCATCTACCAAGCCTATGCCTCCAAGATGAATTATAGGGCACCCCACTCtttggattaaaaaaatttacaatataatttataaaatttagcaaaaactcacaatttaatctatattattttaatgagaaacaatttagtttataaaattttattttattaacaaaataattattctgttaaatttattattagactACAATAATTTACTATTCGAATTATAATCGTTTAGTctttttagttttaataatttataataatttacacTCACTGACTTAATCTGGTAATAATTGCATGTGAGTAAATTTGAGAAGTCTTAAATTTTACTATCTCAAtccctaatttttatttttaaaaaatttataataatttaaaacttatagttttaatatttatattaatttaatctatTAATATGTGTTGATTTTTGTAATTAATAATAGATTAAtggtaaatttaataaaagagttattttattaataaaataaaaatttaaagactaaattatttattattaaatagtatgaattaaattataaattctacTAAATTTCAAGGACTATACTATAAATTATGTTATAAAAGAAGATATTGAAAATTTGAGATGACTGAAACTATTGAACTATTATCTCCTTCTCCAATATTTATcgttttcaaaaattattttgtctcaaattatataattttgagAATTgcaagataattttatttttcatatataactttattagtttttaagttatttaatattaatatataaaaataatattatatattttagataaattattataatttttaaaaaattaaaattattaatttaaatgcaTAAAATTTAAAGCGTAAATATTATGGATAAATATTGTGAGAGAAaggtaatattaatttaataaattttagttgaTCTTAAAGAAGATTGTTgttgagaaataaaataaagaatatgtatttatattaattattaattcaattttttaatttaaaaaatttaattttcaaataaattaaaattatatatgcatgattaaataagaatttatttgtatcttttttcttgtaaaatagatagttttaaatgaaatcataattaattaatttttattctttgtTAGGCATActtcattttaaaagaaaaaaattttaaataaatttttatttaaaatgaaaaaaattcaattaaaatatttataatatataaatactaaCTTGCTAAAGAAGTATcaattagaatttatttataGTGAGAAATTATTTGTATTATGAAATAAATGATTATATTGGAGGAAAAttattccataatttttatttattttttattattttaaaattattatttattttcttttttacactataatatatattattgttaactataaaaattttcataattaatttattaaaaaaatttatctaaattcagtttatttaaaatacatgaatataaaattttctattaaaaaaatcatattttactTTCATGATGGATtagattttttagaaaattttaatttttaattaatttatttttttaaatgattatgTATTAATTAAATACTGGTGACCTCTGGACTCACCCCACCCCAGTCTAAGGCCAGACCCATGAAAATAGCCCATTACTTAGAAATCCTCAAGCCACTCACGCGAACAGGGTCCAGTCCGCTCAGCCTCACAACCGGACCTCATCTGACTTTCTCCAGCAGGCCGGCCTCGTCTTCACTGCACCTCGGGCCGATTCCATTTGGGCCCAGCTTTGTTCCTATCCTCCGGCCCAACCCGGAACCCGAAGAAGGATTCATCCATTCGCCTCGTAGACCCGCCTACACTCGCACAGatagaatcagaggccgttacacatgaagcagagatctgattccctcgtacgtccgtatcagcatagcagggacaggtggtctaaTGATACTCGTTCTGTTGGCAAGTCACTAGCAGActaaagaaaacatataaaaggagaaatactcctcTCTATGTAGAatctttttctaaattttacagAATTcattgtaaaaaccctatttctctggatctcagttcataaatactattttaataaatttcgtGCTAAAACTTGAAAAGGATAAATAAAGTTGTGGGAGTATGTATGGACCTTCGTCAATTTCTAATCATATGATAAAACGCGTTTTTGACTTGTGCCACATCAAATATTATCCGTTGACAATTTATAATTGAATAcaactaatttttaattattgaattgattaaaataattaaaaattacatattgaagaaataatttaaaaatatctatatattatataatatattgttCATCAAcaagaaattgaaattttaagctgtaattaaaatttgtttTCAAAGATAAAATTCACTAATAAAAGGCTTAAGGTTACAAGataatttctaaatttacaGAGATCCGTGCCATAAAACGCAGCGTTTTTGTGATTTGTACCGTGCCATAGATCTGTGTCATAAAACGCAGCGTTTTTCTGTAGCCTACCCGGTTTTTGACATGCAAGTACTAACAGAATTTAAAATTTCCCTCTCAAATATCTAAGTTTTAAAGTTAAATTGCTATTTGTCGTAATTTAATCTGCATGATCAGATTATTTTCCGGAAGAGCTAATGCACTTGAAAATTCCACGAAGCATTGTTGGAGATGTTTCCGGCGAAGTGTGTTCACGGCCGAAGCAGCCCAATTCACCCAACCACCATGCATTTCTCCTTCTCAGTTCGATTCGTATGCTTATGGTGCCATGATTCGAGATTGTATCCAAACCGGTGATGTCTTTGTGGGAAAGGCTCTCCATTGTGAGATTCTAAAGAAGGGTAATTTCCTAGACTTGTTTGCTCGCAATATTCTTCTCGACTTCTATGTCAAATCGGATGCATTACCCGATGCGATTAAAATTTTCGACGAAATGCCTGACAGAAATACGATATCATTTGTTACTCTAATTCAGGGTTACTCGCAGTCATTTCAGTTGGTTGAGGCATTTGAGTTGTTTTTTGGGTTACATAGAGAAGGTCATGATCTTAACCCATTTGTTTTTACTACAATTTTGAAGTTGATAGTTAGTGTGGAGTGGCCAAAGTTGGGTTGTTGCATCCATGCTTGCATATGTAAGCTTGGTCATGACTCTAATGCCTTTGTTGGGACTGCTCTAATTGATGTCTACACTATTTGCGGTTATGTTGACAGTGCAAGACAAGTTTTTGATGCCATCGGTTACAAGGACATGGTTTCTTGGACTGGAATGGTAGCTTGCTATGCTGAGAATGATCATTTTGAAGAATCCTTGCAGCTCTTCTCACAGATGAGAATGTCTGGTTTCAGACCTAATCATTTCACTTTTACTGGTGTGCTCAAAGCTTGTATTGGACTAGAGGCTTTTGATGTGGGGAAAGGCATTCATGGTTGTGCTTTAAAAAGTCGTTATGAGCTTGATCTTTATGTGGGTCTTGGCTTGCTTGATTTGTATACTAACTCTGGAGAATCTCATGCTGCTCTGAGGGCATTTGAAGATATTCCCAAAACTGATGTGATTCCTTGGAGTTTCATGATTGCACGATATGCCCAGAGCAACCAGAGCAAAGAGGCCCTGGAGCTTTTTTGTCAGATGAGGCAAGCATTTATCCTTCCTAATCAGTTTACATTTGCTAGTGTACTGCCAGCTTGTGCAGCTATGGAGAATCTTGACTTAGGGAAACAAATACATTCCTATGTACTTAAGTCTGGCTTCGGCATTAATATATTTGTTTCAAATGCCCTGATGGATATGTATGCTAAATGTAGAAGGGTGGAGAACTCAATGGAACTATTTATGGAATCACCAAATAGAAATGAGGTGTCTTGGAATACAATGATTGTTGCCTATGTGCAGTCTGGTGATGTAGAGAAGGCATtaagattatttaaaaatatgctTGCATTTGAAGTCCAGGCTACTGAAGTGACATACTCTAGTGCTCTCTGTGCTTGTTCTAGTTTAGCAGCAATGGAACCGGGGGTTCAGATTCATTCCTTGTCAGTGAAAACTGTCTATGACAAGGATGTTGTGGTTGGCAATGCTTTGATTGATATGTATGCCAAGTGTGGAAGCATTCAGAATGCACGCTTAGTATTTGACATGCTTAATGAACGGGATGAAGTCTCGTGGAATGCTATGATCTCAGGATATTCCATGCATGGTCTAAGTGGAGAAGCTCTAAAAGTTTTTCAGATGATGCAGGAAACAGCTTGTAAACCTAACAAGTTAACTTTCATCAGTATCCTATCTGCATGTAGTAGTGCAGGACTGTTAGATATAGGACAAACTTATTTCAAATCTATGGTACAGGACTATGGCATTGAACCATGCATGGAGCACTATACTTGTATGGTCTCGCTATTAGGGAAATCAGGCCATCTTGATAAGGCTGCAAAGTTGATTGAAGAAATTCCATTTGAGCCCAGTGTTATGGTGTGGCGTGCATTGCTGGGGGCTTGTGTGATCTATAATGATGTTGAGCTTGGAAGTGCATGTGCACAACGTATTTTTGAGATTGACCCACAAGATGAGGCAGCCCATGTGCTATTATCAAACATGTATGCCACGGCAAGGAGCTGGGAAAACGTAGCTTCCGTTAGGAAAAGTATGAAAAAGAAAGGAGTAAAAAAAGAACCAGGATTAAGTTGGATTGAAAACCAAGGCAGTGTTCACTATTTCTCTGTGGGAGATACTTCACATCCTGACATGAAGTTAATTAATGGGATGCTCGAGTGGTTGAACATGAAAACCAGGAAGGCAGGTTATGTTCCCAATCTTAATGCTGTTTTGCTTGATGTCGAGGATGATGAAAAGGAGCGCCGTTTGTGGGGACACAGTGAAAGACTGGCTTTAGCTTTTGGTCTAATTAGAACACCATCTACAGGCCACATTCGCATCATTAAAAATCTCCGAATATGTGCAGACTGTCATTCCGCAATAAAGTTCACATCAAAGATTGTTCAGCGAGATATAATTATCAGGGATATGAATCGGTTTCATCACTTTCATGATGGAATATGCTCTTGTAGTGACTACTGGTGATTATCAAGGTAATTTACTCTTTGTTGTTCAAAGATCTTTCAGGATGGGATTCCGAGATAAAACACATGAATGTCAATTATAAGAAGCAGGCCACCAGTGGCTGCTTTCTTGGTGAGTACCAGAACTATGAAGGATTCATGGAATTCATCTAGTCCTGAGACCTTAAGGGATTCATCTCAAAGAATGTGGAAAAAGTAAaggggaaaaacaaaagaagaaagaaaaggctGGAGAGTTTCATTGCCATGTACACAGCATTATATTCTCTCAAAATTAAAGTCAAAGCCAATTTGATACAAATCAGTTGCTGACATCTTTTCCCCTCTGTTTGAACCAAGAATTGGTTTCCTTTTTAACAATTTTTCTTgtttaaaatgaaagaatttaatttttttttttttttaactttcaaattttttatttaaaaaaaaaaattgaaatcttgtataattttatgaaaataagcTTAGCCCTGCTAGTTTACATCTGTAGTTGGCAGCTTCTTCCACCTAGCGTATCCTAGAATCAAAGGCcgccacctcctcctcctcttctctctctctctctctctctctctctctcaaacttCACTATTATACACTATTGAATATGGTAGAGATCAAATGCATCTAGGAAAAGCATATATAACCCCAAATGATAACTAACATTTAACTATCTCCTTGAATTCACTAGCCTGAATAGTGAAAGCCTGGTGATGCATACATTTTCGTAATTTTCTAATGGAAAGATGAAGAAGCGGGAGAAGGTGCATACCTTGAAAAGctgaaacattttttttttacaatatgcAGCCAGGTATTAACTGAAGAAACAAGGGACTCTCAAACGAGTTGTACCTTAGGAAAGCCTCCCTGTGACCAACTGGCAAACTGGAATTAACTAACTAATAACAAGAGGAGAAGAGACACTGAATCCAAAATGAAAAGGCTTTCTTAAGTAAAAGGTCTTCAGGGAGACGTCTCCAAGCATATGAGTAACTGGCTATTAGATCTTAATAACAATGAATTCAAAGAATCAAAATGAAAAGGCAATGACTCTGGATGGTTAAATGGAAATGTCTGTAAGCGAGATAGAGAGGTGATGGAAAGTACTTTGTTCCATGGTTGATCCAGAGCTTCTGATCTACAACATTATTCAAAGTTCCATCTTctgataaatatataaatcctTCAGATGGTCTACCACATTATTCAAAGTTCAGTGTCTTCAACACATTAAGAGTATGAGACTTACCATGAAGCATATTAGATGATAAAATTGATGATTAGAAAGTAAATAAAAACAAAGGAGACATGAATCTGCTTTGGTAATAAACTATACAAACAAGGAATTAAAGTTCAGTAACAAAATTTATCCTAGCAATATAGAAATATGTTGAAACATGGGCAGAAAATTGGAAGAAGCTTATGATGCAGAGAGCGGAATTGGCCTCACTGCACTTTGAATTCGCCTAAACACAGTCCTGACCCTTTCCTTGAGACCTTCATTTTCGCTCTCAACATCCCCGCTCTGTTTGTCGAGCTGCGCCACATTCCCATCAACAGTTATGACCAGCTTCCCATTCTCTCCAAGCTTTACATCTCCAAAAAGTGAAACAAGGAGCGCATATATAACCTTCTCtgcttttttcccattttcttcCTCTGATTTCACAGCCTCTGACTCAACTACCACCTTGGGAACCTCCCTGCTGATGTTCAAAACTAGAGCTACAACCGAGTCAGACACCATATCACTTATCGGATCTGCATTCCAATGAAGTGAAATATGCCTATCAGACTCGTGCTTCACAGTCACTCGCTCATGCACTTGCAATGTCGGAACCCCAGACTCCTCATCGGTCCCGGATACTACACTCTCATATATCTGCTCAAGCCGATGCTTTATCACACCAAAGGCACCAGTGAATGGGATGGTAATTCTTTGAGTAATATTTGCTGTTGATAGCTGGGAGAATACATGGAGATCTTCAGGTGCCATAATTTGGTAGGTGAAGCCCTTCTTTACTAATATGCCACTGACGGTTTCACCGACATCTGGGGTCTTCTCAGCTAGCTTCCCTATTGCTTTTGCCATTTTTTCAGAGTTGAAATACATCTCAACAGACTGGCAATTCTTAGGAGTGATGATTTTGGTGTTGCCATCTGCAAACTCTGTGATAAGCTTCTGTTTGAGTCTTCCCATTTCATTAGCTTCTCCATGAACAAGAATTATGTTAGGAGGCATCAGCTCTCTCAAGAATGTGCTAGTCTGAGCATAATCCGCATGGGCAGAGAATGAAATATAATGGACTTGCATGTTCAGAGGAGCAGTTAGTCCATTCATTAGAGTGACCTCCTTTGGTTCATTAATGATAGTCTTAGCTAGTGTGCCTTCAACAACATATCCAGGTAGAACACAAGCATTTTTCTTATCAGAGCACCACATATCAAATAACTGCCTTGACAGCCCACTTTGCAATCCACTTGGACTAGCCATGACCACTGATGGACCCACATCAGTAAAATCCTCAATGCTATTTAGTGGTGATATGTGCTTGAATTTGAAAGGATTTGAGTTTGCAAACTGGTTGCGGATTCTCTCATTCATTGAAAGGATATATGTCTGATAGACAGTCATACACTTCTTTGCAAGGGGAGAAGCATAATATATGGGAATGTTATGGAGTTCAGGATGGTTTGACCAGTACTCATCAAGGATCAAGAGAAGTTCTTGGGCACGACCAAGGGCAAATGCTGGGATTAGAACACGACCCCCTTGAGAAATAGTTGAGTGGATGACATCAGTAAACCGCTTCTCCCGAATGTGCCGAGGTTGATGGAGCTGGACCCCATAAGTGGATTCAATTACACATATGTCAGGGGAGAATTGTGGCATCTCAGCAGCACGGAGATGCCGATCTTCTTCACGTGAATAGTCACCAGTATAGAGGACTCGAACACCGGCAATGTCAACCATGAACATGGCAGCACCAAGGACATGGCCAGCAGTATAGCACCAAAACTTAATGCCATTCACCTCCACCGTTTGATGGAAGTCAATAACCTGCAATTACAAGAGGGagagtaaatttaaatttagattgATATGTATTGCACATTCTCAACCACGAAAATGCCAAGACAGATACAAGTTTATGGCAAACAGTATCAGAATGTCAGGCcggtaaaataaaatgaaattcttACTGTTGAGGACCTGAGGTTGACTACTAATACCTGACTAAAATGAGTTTTCTAGCCATAAATTCATAGTTAGATGAAAGTTTGCCGCGCAA
This region of Manihot esculenta cultivar AM560-2 chromosome 10, M.esculenta_v8, whole genome shotgun sequence genomic DNA includes:
- the LOC110624932 gene encoding uncharacterized protein At4g06598 translates to MANSKDSSNVRNFMYSGKHALLPPKIPFPSVTPSYVDYVPSGVIGSKAVQRPRDGNSHHQRTSSETLLIEEQPSWLDDLLNEPETPVRRGGHRRSSSDSFAYVDVANASNMDYAAQDEYRYKNMMSIPSWASQDFDFYKDARQASQSLYADINMTKQKNRAWDSSLNVATRTSGLPSGREITVSQSLGSSGAPQEADGVPTSVHEKQDSAESGQHDSRNSSEKKDNSHAKSSASETDTKRAKQQFAQRSRVRKLQYIAELERNVQALQAEGSEVSAEVEFINQQNLILSMENKALKQRLESLAQEQIIKYLEHEVLEREIGRLRTLYQQQQQQPQTQQQSSSSHRRTNSRELESQFSNLSLKHKDANSGRDPVTGPVRT
- the LOC110624501 gene encoding putative pentatricopeptide repeat-containing protein At5g13230, mitochondrial, which codes for MIRLFSGRANALENSTKHCWRCFRRSVFTAEAAQFTQPPCISPSQFDSYAYGAMIRDCIQTGDVFVGKALHCEILKKGNFLDLFARNILLDFYVKSDALPDAIKIFDEMPDRNTISFVTLIQGYSQSFQLVEAFELFFGLHREGHDLNPFVFTTILKLIVSVEWPKLGCCIHACICKLGHDSNAFVGTALIDVYTICGYVDSARQVFDAIGYKDMVSWTGMVACYAENDHFEESLQLFSQMRMSGFRPNHFTFTGVLKACIGLEAFDVGKGIHGCALKSRYELDLYVGLGLLDLYTNSGESHAALRAFEDIPKTDVIPWSFMIARYAQSNQSKEALELFCQMRQAFILPNQFTFASVLPACAAMENLDLGKQIHSYVLKSGFGINIFVSNALMDMYAKCRRVENSMELFMESPNRNEVSWNTMIVAYVQSGDVEKALRLFKNMLAFEVQATEVTYSSALCACSSLAAMEPGVQIHSLSVKTVYDKDVVVGNALIDMYAKCGSIQNARLVFDMLNERDEVSWNAMISGYSMHGLSGEALKVFQMMQETACKPNKLTFISILSACSSAGLLDIGQTYFKSMVQDYGIEPCMEHYTCMVSLLGKSGHLDKAAKLIEEIPFEPSVMVWRALLGACVIYNDVELGSACAQRIFEIDPQDEAAHVLLSNMYATARSWENVASVRKSMKKKGVKKEPGLSWIENQGSVHYFSVGDTSHPDMKLINGMLEWLNMKTRKAGYVPNLNAVLLDVEDDEKERRLWGHSERLALAFGLIRTPSTGHIRIIKNLRICADCHSAIKFTSKIVQRDIIIRDMNRFHHFHDGICSCSDYW
- the LOC110624826 gene encoding cleavage and polyadenylation specificity factor subunit 3-I, with the translated sequence MASTGQSQSLKRRDAPVTREGDQLTLTPLGAGNEVGRSCVYMSYKGKTVLFDCGIHPAYSGMAALPYFDEIDPSTIDVLLITHFHLDHAASLPYFLEKTTFKGRVFMTHATKAIYKLLLTDYVKVSKVSVEDMLFDEQDINRSMDKIEVIDFHQTVEVNGIKFWCYTAGHVLGAAMFMVDIAGVRVLYTGDYSREEDRHLRAAEMPQFSPDICVIESTYGVQLHQPRHIREKRFTDVIHSTISQGGRVLIPAFALGRAQELLLILDEYWSNHPELHNIPIYYASPLAKKCMTVYQTYILSMNERIRNQFANSNPFKFKHISPLNSIEDFTDVGPSVVMASPSGLQSGLSRQLFDMWCSDKKNACVLPGYVVEGTLAKTIINEPKEVTLMNGLTAPLNMQVHYISFSAHADYAQTSTFLRELMPPNIILVHGEANEMGRLKQKLITEFADGNTKIITPKNCQSVEMYFNSEKMAKAIGKLAEKTPDVGETVSGILVKKGFTYQIMAPEDLHVFSQLSTANITQRITIPFTGAFGVIKHRLEQIYESVVSGTDEESGVPTLQVHERVTVKHESDRHISLHWNADPISDMVSDSVVALVLNISREVPKVVVESEAVKSEEENGKKAEKVIYALLVSLFGDVKLGENGKLVITVDGNVAQLDKQSGDVESENEGLKERVRTVFRRIQSAVRPIPLSAS